A region of the Candidatus Saccharimonadales bacterium genome:
AGTGGGCGGTTAATAACCTCTTCATGAATTCGGGCGATATACATCGCAACAAAACCTAGGCATATTAAAACGACGCCTACTAGAAACAACAGCATAATCGCTAAAAGCGCCGTACCTGTAATGTCGAGTTTCATTGGATCACCCAGAATGAACTTTTCAATAACCGTAAATACTCCTAAAGCCATTGAGAGAATAAGGATAAACCATCCAAGCCAACTCGCTAGTTTAAGCGGCATCATACTGTGGGCAGTAAAACTATTCATCGCGAGTCCGAATAGTTTTCGGTAGCTATAGGTAGCCTCACCGTGCAGTCTTGGCGGTGCTTCAAAATAGACATAGCGGCGGTCAAATCCAGTCCAGTCGATCAGTCCGCGAGTAATACGATTACGCTCGGTGAACGTTTTAAACGTATCAATCACTTTTCGATTAATTAAACGAAAATCGCTTGCATGAGGAGTAATTTTCGTCGACGAAACGCTGCCGAGTAATTTGTAGAAGGTACTGGATGAAAACTTCTTAAACCAGCTTTCGTCGTTACCATATTGTTTAACGCCTACGACAATATCAGCCCCATGTTCCCACTTATCTAAAAACTCAGGAAGAAGTTCTGGGGGATGCTGTAGATCTGCATCCATAATGATCGCGGCATCACCTTTGGCCGTATGAATACCTG
Encoded here:
- a CDS encoding glycosyltransferase family 2 protein; this encodes MESKMISIVIPIYNEASNVAPLYETVKSIIKKLPQKFELIFVDDGSSDDSVKNLRRVTKRDKNAKIVELARNFGKEIAVTAGIHTAKGDAAIIMDADLQHPPELLPEFLDKWEHGADIVVGVKQYGNDESWFKKFSSSTFYKLLGSVSSTKITPHASDFRLINRKVIDTFKTFTERNRITRGLIDWTGFDRRYVYFEAPPRLHGEATYSYRKLFGLAMNSFTAHSMMPLKLASWLGWFILILSMALGVFTVIEKFILGDPMKLDITGTALLAIMLLFLVGVVLICLGFVAMYIARIHEEVINRPLYIIKRERNGDDS